A single window of Nicotiana sylvestris chromosome 5, ASM39365v2, whole genome shotgun sequence DNA harbors:
- the LOC138869141 gene encoding uncharacterized protein: MGMDWLYSCFAKLDCRTRTMRLEFLNEPVVEWKGDNAVPKGQLISYLNAAKMIKKGCIYHLVQVTDTDDEAPNLESVQVVNGFLDVFLDDLPGIPPDREIDFGIKVMPYTQPISIPPYRMAPAELKELKEQLKDLVEKGFIEPSVSLWGTSVLFVRKKDGSLWMCIDYRQLNKVTIKIKYPLPRIDDLFDQLQGAKCFSKIDLWSRVVVHTLQQHQLYAKFSICEFWLESVTFLGHVVSREGITVDPQKIEALPGIEIMIDYSASINLARGYMGICGVLRCFEDWAWNRVESSLVAEVKEKQFNDPLLAQLKEGIHKHKTIAFSYVMEDGTLQYQGCLCVPDIDGLRERIMAEAHTSRYSVHPGSTKMYHDLKEVYWSSNMKRDMADFVAKCSNYQQVKVEHQMPGGLAQSIEISMWKWEMINMVFVIGLPRTPRKFDSIWVIVD, from the exons atgggaatggattggctttattcatgttttgccaaacttgattgtcgGACAAGAACTATGAGGCTTGAATTTCTTAATGAGcccgttgttgaatggaagggagataatgcAGTGCCAAAAGGTCagcttatttcttaccttaacgctgcaaagatgatcaagaaggggtgtatctatcatttagttcAAGTTACTGACACCGATGATGAGGCACCTAACCTTGAGTCCGTGCAAGTTGTGAACGGATTTCTGGATGTCTTTCTAGATGACCTCCCTGGGATACCACCagacagggagattgattttgggatcaaAGTGATGCCATACACGcaacctatatcaattccaccttacagaatggcaccaGCAGAATTAAaggagctaaaggaacaattaaAGGATTTGGTAGAAAAAGGTTTCATCGAGCCGAGTGTGTCACTGTGGGGAACATCGGttttgtttgtaaggaagaaagatgggtcgctatggatgtgtattgactaccgtcaactcaacaaagtcaccatcaaaattaaataccctctaccaaggatagatgatttgtttgatcaattgcaaggtgctaagtgcttctcaaaaattgACCTATGGTCcag GGTAGTTGTGCATACTCTTCAGCAGCACCAactatatgcaaaattttcaatatgtgaattttggcttgaatctgtcacgttcttgggtcatgtcgtctccagggaaggaattacggttgatcctcaaaagattgaaGCA CTTCCAGGAATTGAAATAATGATTGACTACAGCGCCAGTATTAACCTTGCCAGAGGGTACATggggatttgtggtgtattgcgatgcttcgagGATTGGGCTTGG aatagggTTGAATCATCGCTTGTTGCAGAGGTGAAAGAGAAACAATTCAATGATCCATTGTTGGCACAGctgaaggaggggattcataaacataaGACCATAGCTTTTTCCTATGTCATGGAAGACGGTACCCTACAGTACCAAGGGTGCCTATGTGTTCCAGATATTGACGGTCTTCGAGAAAGGATCATGGCCGAAGcccacacttccaggtattccgtacacccaggttctacaaaaatgtatcatgatctcaaggaagtttATTGGTCGAGCAACATGAAAAGAGATATGgcagactttgtggcaaaatgttcAAACTATCAGCAAGTAAAGGTCGAACATCAAATGCccggtggattggctcaaagcatagaaatttcaatgtggaaatgggaaatgatcaatATGGTTTTTGTGATAGGGTTACCACGCACTccgcgcaagttcgactcaatttgggtaatcgtggattga